The following proteins are encoded in a genomic region of Alphaproteobacteria bacterium:
- the tgt gene encoding tRNA guanosine(34) transglycosylase Tgt: MTNGTTFTLLATDNHARRGRVTTAHGEIETPAFMPCGTAGTVKAMLPENVAATGAQILLGNTYHLMLRPGAELVAELGGLHKFMNWPKPILTDSGGFQVMSLSKLRKITENGVKFQSHLDGSTHDLTPERSIEIQHLLDSNITMAFDECTPYPATHDEAAESMRLSMRWAARSKAAFQPRAGYGIFGINQGGVHPELRAESAAALKEIGFDGYAIGGLAVGEGQELMFATLDVTTPLLPQDRPRYLMGVGKPGDIVGAVARGVDMFDCVMPTRSGRTGQGFTRRGTLNIRNARHMRDPRPLDEKCSCPACRSYSRAYLHHLFRAEEMLGPMLLTWHNLHYYQDVMRDIRAAIETGGYAAFMTAFAAEQAEGDMPERSSVV; encoded by the coding sequence ATGACCAACGGCACCACCTTCACCCTCCTCGCCACCGACAATCACGCCCGCAGGGGGCGCGTGACGACGGCGCATGGCGAGATCGAGACGCCCGCCTTCATGCCGTGCGGCACGGCGGGCACGGTGAAGGCCATGCTGCCGGAGAATGTCGCGGCGACAGGGGCACAAATCCTGCTCGGCAATACCTATCACCTGATGCTGCGCCCCGGCGCGGAACTGGTGGCGGAGCTTGGCGGGCTGCACAAATTCATGAACTGGCCGAAACCGATCCTGACCGACAGCGGCGGATTCCAGGTCATGTCGCTGAGCAAGCTGCGCAAGATCACCGAGAACGGCGTCAAGTTCCAATCCCATCTGGACGGCAGCACGCATGACCTCACGCCGGAACGCTCCATCGAAATCCAGCATCTGCTCGACAGCAACATCACGATGGCCTTCGACGAATGCACACCCTATCCCGCGACGCATGACGAAGCCGCCGAGTCCATGCGCCTGTCGATGCGATGGGCGGCGCGCAGCAAGGCGGCTTTCCAGCCGCGCGCGGGTTACGGAATCTTCGGCATCAATCAGGGCGGCGTGCATCCAGAATTGCGGGCGGAGTCGGCGGCGGCTCTGAAAGAAATCGGCTTCGACGGCTACGCCATTGGCGGCCTGGCGGTCGGCGAAGGCCAAGAATTGATGTTCGCCACGCTCGACGTCACGACGCCGCTGCTGCCGCAGGATAGGCCGCGCTATCTGATGGGCGTGGGCAAGCCTGGCGATATCGTCGGCGCGGTGGCGCGAGGCGTCGATATGTTCGATTGCGTGATGCCGACGCGCTCCGGGCGCACCGGCCAGGGCTTCACGCGGCGCGGCACGCTCAATATCCGCAACGCGCGGCATATGCGCGATCCGCGCCCGCTCGACGAAAAATGCTCATGCCCCGCCTGCCGCAGCTATAGCCGCGCCTATCTGCATCATTTGTTCCGCGCCGAGGAAATGCTCGGGCCGATGCTGCTGACCTGGCATAATCTGCATTATTATCAGGATGTCATGCGCGATATCCGCGCCGCCATCGAGACAGGCGGCTACGCGGCCTTCATGACGGCTTTCGCCGCCGAACAGGCTGAAGGCGATATGCCCGAACGATCTTCCGTCGTATAA
- a CDS encoding YbjQ family protein, translating into MKPFAVTSGLEIAGHRIIRNVGVVRGIVVRSRSIIGRFMAGLQTIFGGNITVYTNLCERARMDAYNIMCQHADKHGANAVISVRYDTTEIMSGVTEVLCYGTAVVIEEAGAKP; encoded by the coding sequence ATGAAACCATTCGCCGTCACGTCGGGACTTGAAATTGCCGGTCACAGAATAATACGGAATGTCGGCGTCGTCAGGGGGATCGTGGTCCGTTCGAGGTCGATTATCGGCAGATTCATGGCCGGATTGCAGACCATATTCGGCGGCAATATCACGGTCTATACCAACCTGTGCGAAAGAGCGCGCATGGACGCATACAACATCATGTGCCAGCACGCCGACAAACACGGCGCGAATGCCGTGATCTCGGTTCGATACGACACGACGGAAATCATGAGCGGCGTCACCGAAGTCCTGTGCTACGGAACGGCCGTCGTGATCGAAGAAGCGGGAGCCAAGCCATGA
- the ubiG gene encoding bifunctional 2-polyprenyl-6-hydroxyphenol methylase/3-demethylubiquinol 3-O-methyltransferase UbiG, which translates to MPRKTASHKVSRPASALREEVAKFDALAASWWDEDGPMQPLHRVNPARLEFIREAVAGHVNLDPARRQPYKGLSFLDLGCGGGILAEPLARLGAAVTGVDAAPEAIRAARAHAAGAGLRVDYRQGSAEQLRAAGEKFSCVCALEIIEHVADPAEFLRDVTHLVAPGGLLIVSTLNRTAKSLVLGIGAAEYLLGWVPRGTHDWRKFVKPSELGAMLRSDGFGVKKISGLVFDPLKDIFRLDERDVAVNYLVAAAEN; encoded by the coding sequence ATGCCAAGAAAAACCGCCTCTCACAAGGTTTCGCGACCGGCTTCCGCCTTGCGGGAAGAAGTTGCCAAATTCGATGCCTTAGCCGCGTCCTGGTGGGACGAAGACGGGCCTATGCAGCCCCTGCACCGGGTCAACCCGGCGCGGCTTGAATTCATCCGCGAGGCGGTGGCGGGGCATGTTAACCTCGATCCGGCGCGGCGGCAGCCCTATAAGGGCCTGTCTTTCCTCGATCTGGGCTGCGGCGGCGGGATACTGGCGGAGCCTTTGGCGCGGCTGGGCGCGGCGGTTACCGGCGTGGACGCGGCGCCGGAAGCTATTCGCGCGGCGCGCGCCCATGCGGCGGGGGCGGGGCTTCGGGTCGATTACCGTCAGGGAAGCGCCGAGCAACTGCGCGCCGCCGGGGAAAAATTCTCCTGCGTGTGCGCGCTGGAGATCATCGAGCATGTCGCCGATCCGGCGGAATTTCTGCGCGACGTGACGCACCTTGTCGCGCCGGGCGGACTATTGATTGTCTCCACGCTGAACCGCACCGCCAAAAGCCTGGTTCTGGGAATTGGCGCGGCGGAGTATCTGCTCGGCTGGGTGCCGCGCGGCACGCATGACTGGCGGAAATTCGTCAAGCCGTCGGAGCTTGGCGCGATGCTGCGCTCTGACGGTTTCGGCGTGAAGAAAATCTCCGGCCTCGTCTTCGATCCGCTCAAGGATATTTTCCGGCTGGATGAACGCGATGTCGCGGTGAATTATCTGGTGGCGGCGGCAGAAAATTGA
- a CDS encoding methyltransferase domain-containing protein: protein MSQAESHNIFDRVLLRRRHKRFAPQFAAHDFLHREAAAGLLERRADIKRPLSRVLALGYGLEESGADVAASLAADVLPGGATARVVADEEFLPFAPRSFDLIVGNLNFHMVNDLPGALLQCRHILAPDGLLLAAMLGGETLHQLRHCLYEAEQAATGGVSPRVAPFAEAASMAGLLQRAGFILPVADREVIETRYPDILALMRELRGMGMGNTLHGRIRHPSRREIFARAAALYAERYPAPDGGVSASFEIIYLHGWNP, encoded by the coding sequence ATGAGTCAGGCGGAGTCCCATAACATTTTCGATCGCGTCTTGCTGCGGCGGCGGCACAAGCGCTTCGCGCCGCAATTCGCCGCGCATGATTTTCTGCACCGGGAAGCCGCTGCGGGGCTTCTCGAGCGCCGTGCCGATATCAAGCGGCCATTGTCCCGCGTGCTGGCGCTCGGCTATGGGCTGGAGGAAAGCGGTGCCGATGTCGCGGCGTCGCTGGCGGCGGATGTTCTGCCCGGCGGCGCGACCGCCAGGGTGGTGGCGGATGAGGAATTTCTGCCCTTCGCGCCGCGTAGTTTCGATCTCATCGTCGGCAACCTGAATTTTCATATGGTCAACGATCTTCCGGGCGCGCTGCTGCAGTGCCGCCATATCCTTGCGCCGGACGGATTGCTGCTGGCCGCCATGCTGGGCGGAGAAACGCTGCATCAATTGCGCCATTGCCTCTATGAGGCGGAGCAGGCCGCGACCGGCGGTGTCAGCCCGCGGGTCGCTCCCTTCGCCGAGGCCGCCAGCATGGCGGGGTTGTTGCAGCGGGCGGGATTTATCCTGCCGGTCGCGGATCGCGAGGTGATCGAGACGCGCTATCCCGACATTCTGGCGCTGATGCGCGAATTGCGCGGCATGGGGATGGGCAACACGCTGCATGGCCGGATTCGCCATCCGAGCCGCCGCGAGATTTTCGCCCGTGCCGCCGCGCTTTACGCGGAACGCTATCCCGCCCCGGACGGCGGCGTTTCGGCGAGCTTCGAGATCATTTACCTGCATGGCTGGAATCCTTAA
- a CDS encoding ComF family protein — MHKGQLTSHFRKIGGAALDMLLPPLCLTCDTAVAEQGGVCAGCWQGISFIAAPRCPVCGVPYELATDDLPCPLCLTDPPPYKQARAAVIYDDHSRNIVLGFKHADQTHTAAAMARMMFRAGADILPECDFLAPVPLHRWRLLARKYNQSALLAHELGKLSGLPVMPDLLIRRRATKPQGTMNRTSRAKNVRGAFAIMPRYRAAIEGKIVGLIDDVLTTGATIEECAKVLAAHGAAGVKVLTFARVERQRMKE, encoded by the coding sequence ATGCATAAAGGACAATTGACCTCGCATTTCAGGAAAATCGGCGGTGCGGCGCTCGATATGCTGCTGCCGCCGCTATGCCTGACCTGCGATACCGCCGTGGCCGAACAAGGCGGCGTCTGCGCTGGCTGCTGGCAAGGCATCAGCTTTATCGCCGCGCCGCGCTGCCCGGTTTGCGGCGTGCCTTATGAACTGGCGACGGACGATCTCCCCTGCCCCCTTTGCTTGACCGATCCCCCGCCCTACAAGCAAGCGCGCGCCGCCGTGATCTATGACGACCATAGCCGGAATATCGTTCTCGGCTTCAAACATGCCGATCAGACTCATACCGCCGCCGCGATGGCGCGGATGATGTTCCGGGCGGGGGCGGACATTCTGCCGGAATGCGATTTCCTGGCTCCCGTGCCGCTGCATCGATGGCGGCTGCTGGCGCGGAAATATAACCAGTCCGCCCTGCTCGCGCACGAGCTCGGCAAGCTGTCCGGCCTGCCGGTCATGCCGGATTTGCTGATCCGCCGCCGCGCCACCAAGCCGCAAGGCACGATGAACAGAACCAGCCGCGCGAAGAATGTGCGCGGCGCTTTCGCCATCATGCCCCGATACCGCGCCGCCATCGAAGGCAAGATCGTCGGCCTGATCGACGACGTGCTGACCACCGGCGCGACAATCGAGGAATGCGCTAAGGTTTTGGCCGCTCATGGCGCGGCGGGCGTCAAGGTTCTCACCTTCGCCCGGGTGGAGCGGCAAAGAATGAAGGAATGA
- the queA gene encoding tRNA preQ1(34) S-adenosylmethionine ribosyltransferase-isomerase QueA, giving the protein MSTIADIGLNLSDFDFTLPPELIAQEPARPRDAARLLSVRADALADHAVRDLPDLLRPGDLLVANDTRVIPARLFGLRGEVKIEILLHRDLGKGLWEAFARPGKRLRTGDVINFSADFSAIVRDKLPEGFAVIDFGGDGAGLHQRLAAHGIMPLPPYIKRAAEGRAEDRSDYQTIFAAREGAVAAPTAGLHFTPELLAGLEDKNIRRVTVTLHVGAGTFLPVKTENIAEHKMHHEWGEIAAETAAAINDTRAQGGRIVAVGTTSLRLLESALDEKGAIRPFSGSTDIFLYPGKKIRGADLLLTNFHLPKSTLFMLTCAFAGTERMHSAYRQAIKSGYRFYSYGDACLLEPAA; this is encoded by the coding sequence TTGTCCACCATCGCCGACATAGGGCTTAATCTAAGCGATTTCGACTTCACGCTGCCGCCGGAGCTTATCGCCCAGGAACCGGCGCGGCCGCGCGACGCGGCGCGGCTTTTGAGCGTTCGCGCCGATGCGCTTGCCGATCATGCCGTCCGCGATCTGCCGGATTTGCTGCGTCCCGGCGATTTGCTGGTGGCGAACGATACGCGCGTCATTCCGGCGCGGCTGTTCGGTCTGCGCGGCGAGGTGAAGATTGAAATCCTGCTGCATCGCGATCTCGGCAAGGGCTTATGGGAAGCCTTCGCCCGCCCCGGCAAACGGCTTCGCACCGGAGATGTGATAAACTTCAGCGCCGATTTCTCGGCCATCGTGCGCGACAAATTGCCGGAAGGATTCGCCGTCATCGATTTCGGCGGCGATGGCGCAGGCTTGCATCAACGGCTTGCCGCGCACGGCATCATGCCCCTGCCGCCCTATATCAAGCGCGCCGCGGAAGGCCGTGCTGAAGACAGATCGGACTATCAAACCATCTTCGCCGCCCGCGAGGGCGCGGTCGCCGCTCCCACTGCCGGACTTCATTTCACGCCGGAATTGCTGGCGGGGCTGGAGGACAAAAATATCCGCCGCGTTACGGTCACGCTGCATGTCGGCGCGGGAACTTTTCTTCCGGTCAAGACTGAAAATATCGCCGAGCATAAAATGCATCATGAATGGGGCGAGATTGCCGCCGAAACCGCCGCCGCGATCAATGATACCCGCGCCCAAGGCGGGCGCATCGTCGCCGTCGGCACGACATCGCTGCGCCTGCTCGAATCCGCGCTGGACGAAAAGGGCGCGATCCGGCCCTTTTCCGGCTCGACCGATATCTTCCTCTATCCCGGCAAGAAAATCCGCGGCGCCGATCTGCTGCTGACCAATTTCCACCTGCCGAAATCGACTTTATTCATGCTGACCTGCGCCTTCGCCGGGACGGAGCGCATGCATAGCGCCTACCGCCAGGCCATCAAAAGCGGTTATCGTTTCTATTCCTATGGGGATGCGTGTCTGCTAGAACCTGCGGCATGA
- the ptsP gene encoding phosphoenolpyruvate--protein phosphotransferase gives MTAVHHIIPQEVSSRRLLKRLRDVMAGGGTAPKRLHKIVTLIAAELGADVCSCYVMRAGEVLELFATHGLRQEAVRVTKLRSGEGVIGEIAAQAKPLALANAQSHPSFVYRPETGEEAFTSMMGVPILRGGKVRGVLAIQHKEKRHYAEDEIELLETVAMIVAEMIAQDELVPVNEISPVGDPSLRPNRAEGLSLNGGLAAGYAVLHRPQITLREMVAEDSEHERKRLHEALGGLLEEIDSMMAMPQFGAHGDTSDILDAYRILAADRGWVGKLEDAIHQGLTAEAAVQKVQNDYRARFGQVADPMIREKLADFDDLVDRLLQHLTGRAATAAATLPDDSILIARSLGPAELLDYDRRKLRGLVLETGTMASHVAIIAKALDIPVIGQCSGILSRVEPLDPLIIDGERGIVYIRPGEDVQESFARHREIAEQRQYELAGLRELPSMTADGVAVDLLLNCGLAIDFDHLETTGAAGVGLYRTEIPFMTREDYPSVAQQTDIYRRAFSMTGSRQLTVRTLDIGGDKMLPSLSLREEENPALGWRAIRIGLDRPAILRQQLEALLAASGGKPFNLMFPMIATVAELTAAKEILAQARERHAALGLVGPASLSVGVIVEIPALLWQLPALLPHVDFLCVGSNDLLQYMFAADRGNARVSARYDTLSPAFLLMLRELVVCCAVAGKPLSVCGEMAGSPLEAMTLIGLGVRALSFSPSSFTRVKRMMQSLNVAPLKEYLSTQLLRPDPSLRHKLRAFARDHGVVVD, from the coding sequence GTGACAGCGGTGCATCATATCATACCGCAGGAAGTTTCCTCCCGCCGCCTGCTTAAAAGGCTGCGCGATGTCATGGCCGGAGGCGGCACGGCTCCTAAGCGTCTGCATAAAATCGTCACGCTGATCGCCGCCGAGCTCGGCGCGGATGTCTGCTCCTGCTATGTCATGCGCGCGGGCGAGGTTCTGGAACTGTTCGCCACGCACGGCTTGCGGCAGGAAGCGGTGCGCGTCACCAAGCTGCGCAGCGGCGAGGGCGTCATCGGCGAGATCGCGGCGCAGGCGAAGCCGCTCGCGCTCGCCAACGCCCAATCGCATCCGAGCTTCGTCTATCGCCCGGAAACCGGCGAAGAGGCCTTTACGTCGATGATGGGCGTGCCGATCCTGCGCGGCGGCAAGGTGCGCGGCGTGCTGGCGATCCAGCATAAGGAAAAACGGCATTACGCCGAGGACGAGATCGAACTGCTCGAAACCGTCGCCATGATCGTCGCCGAGATGATCGCGCAGGACGAGCTGGTGCCGGTCAACGAAATTTCCCCAGTAGGCGATCCTTCCCTGCGCCCCAACCGCGCCGAGGGCCTCAGCCTGAATGGCGGGCTGGCGGCGGGCTACGCGGTTCTGCATCGCCCGCAGATCACGCTGCGCGAAATGGTCGCCGAAGACAGCGAGCATGAGCGCAAAAGGCTTCATGAAGCGCTCGGCGGCCTGCTGGAGGAAATCGACAGCATGATGGCGATGCCGCAATTCGGCGCGCATGGCGACACCAGCGACATCCTGGATGCCTATCGCATCCTGGCCGCCGACCGCGGCTGGGTAGGAAAACTCGAAGACGCGATCCATCAGGGCTTGACCGCGGAAGCCGCTGTGCAAAAGGTGCAAAACGATTACCGCGCCCGCTTCGGCCAGGTCGCCGATCCCATGATCCGGGAGAAGCTGGCCGATTTCGACGATCTGGTCGACCGATTACTTCAACATCTGACGGGCCGCGCCGCCACGGCGGCGGCGACCCTGCCGGACGATTCCATCCTGATCGCGCGCAGCCTCGGCCCGGCGGAGCTGCTCGATTACGACCGGCGGAAATTGCGCGGTCTGGTTCTGGAAACCGGCACCATGGCGAGCCACGTCGCCATCATCGCCAAGGCGCTCGACATACCCGTCATTGGACAATGCAGCGGCATCCTGTCGCGGGTGGAGCCGCTCGATCCGCTGATCATCGACGGCGAGCGCGGCATCGTCTATATCCGCCCCGGCGAGGACGTGCAGGAATCTTTTGCGCGCCACAGGGAAATCGCCGAACAGCGGCAATACGAACTGGCGGGACTGCGCGAATTGCCCTCCATGACCGCCGACGGCGTCGCGGTCGATCTGCTGCTGAATTGCGGCCTCGCCATCGATTTCGACCATCTGGAAACGACGGGCGCGGCGGGGGTCGGGCTGTACCGCACCGAAATCCCGTTCATGACGCGCGAAGATTATCCCTCCGTCGCGCAACAGACCGATATATACCGCCGCGCGTTTTCCATGACCGGCAGCCGCCAGCTTACCGTTCGCACGCTCGATATCGGCGGAGACAAGATGCTGCCGAGCCTGAGCTTGCGCGAGGAAGAAAATCCGGCTCTCGGCTGGCGCGCGATCCGCATCGGCCTCGACCGCCCGGCGATCCTGCGCCAGCAGTTGGAGGCTCTTCTCGCCGCGTCGGGCGGCAAGCCGTTCAACCTGATGTTCCCGATGATCGCCACGGTCGCGGAGCTTACGGCGGCCAAGGAAATTCTCGCGCAGGCCCGCGAGCGCCACGCCGCGCTCGGCCTCGTCGGCCCGGCAAGCCTTTCCGTCGGCGTCATCGTGGAAATTCCCGCGCTGCTCTGGCAGTTGCCCGCTTTGCTGCCGCATGTCGATTTCCTGTGCGTCGGATCGAACGATCTGCTGCAATATATGTTCGCCGCCGACCGGGGCAATGCCCGCGTCAGCGCGCGCTACGATACGCTCTCGCCCGCTTTCCTTCTGATGCTGCGCGAACTGGTGGTGTGCTGCGCGGTGGCGGGCAAGCCGCTTAGCGTCTGCGGCGAGATGGCGGGATCGCCGCTCGAAGCCATGACGCTGATCGGCCTCGGCGTCAGGGCGCTGTCTTTCTCGCCCTCGTCATTCACACGCGTCAAAAGAATGATGCAGAGCCTGAACGTCGCGCCGCTCAAGGAATATCTCTCGACCCAACTCCTGCGCCCCGATCCCTCCCTGCGCCACAAGCTCCGCGCCTTCGCCCGCGACCATGGCGTTGTGGTGGATTAA
- a CDS encoding carbon-nitrogen hydrolase family protein — protein sequence MSRIVRAACVQITATPDVAANLAMIEPMLAEARKNGAQLIALPENCTALGAHVVGQAPRPADPEAEGAMPFFAAQAKKLDAWILAGSLTVRRDDGKNYNRSCLFGPQGDVAAHYDKIHLFDAVLASGEQYRESEKVAPGGRAVLADTPLAKIGMTICYDLRFGHLYRDLAKAGAEIIAVPAAFTVPTGQAHWHVLLRARAIETGCYILAPGQCGTHEANRKTFGHSLIVDPWGAIIAEAGDNPAIIYADLDLDEVARVRQMLPSLKHDRDYAGVSGG from the coding sequence ATGAGCCGCATCGTCCGCGCCGCCTGCGTCCAGATAACCGCCACGCCTGACGTCGCGGCCAATCTCGCGATGATCGAGCCGATGCTCGCCGAAGCCAGGAAAAACGGCGCGCAGCTTATCGCGTTGCCGGAAAACTGCACCGCGCTCGGCGCGCATGTCGTCGGGCAGGCGCCCCGCCCGGCGGATCCCGAAGCGGAAGGCGCCATGCCCTTTTTCGCAGCGCAGGCCAAAAAGCTCGATGCCTGGATTCTGGCGGGCAGCCTGACCGTCAGGCGCGACGACGGCAAGAACTACAACCGCTCCTGTCTCTTCGGCCCGCAGGGCGATGTCGCGGCGCATTACGATAAAATTCATCTGTTCGACGCCGTGCTGGCGAGCGGCGAGCAATACCGCGAATCCGAAAAGGTCGCGCCGGGCGGCCGCGCGGTTCTCGCCGATACGCCGCTGGCGAAAATCGGCATGACGATTTGCTACGATCTGCGCTTCGGGCATTTATACCGCGATCTGGCCAAGGCGGGCGCGGAGATCATCGCCGTTCCCGCCGCCTTCACCGTTCCGACGGGACAGGCGCACTGGCATGTTCTGTTGCGCGCGCGGGCGATAGAAACCGGCTGCTATATCCTCGCGCCCGGCCAATGCGGCACCCATGAGGCCAACCGCAAGACCTTCGGCCACAGCCTGATCGTCGATCCATGGGGCGCGATCATCGCCGAAGCGGGCGATAATCCCGCGATCATCTATGCCGATCTCGACCTCGATGAAGTCGCCCGCGTGCGGCAAATGCTGCCGAGCCTGAAGCATGACCGGGATTATGCGGGAGTGAGTGGGGGTTAG
- a CDS encoding aspartate kinase — translation MALLVAKFGGTSVGTIERIKHAAAKIAAEAKQGHRVAVVVSAMSGETDRLIGLCHAISPLADPEESDVVIASGEQVSSGLMALALQQRGLRARAWQGWQIPLTSDGSHGRARIENIAAERLLAHIEDGEIPVMAGFQGVTPQGRVTTLGRGGSDTSAVALAAALKADRCDIYTDVDGVYTSDPRIVAHARKLRRISFEEMLELASLGAKVLQTRSVELAMRYRVPVQVLSAFADDTGSDLPGTLLTNEDVSMESQLVTGIAHSRNEAKIALTDIPDRPGMAAAIFSPLAEAGVNVDMIVQTASNDSKATDMTFSVTKSDLARTVEILTGQQREIGYVRMLTDPHVVKISIVGLGMRSHAGVAATMFRTLAEKGINIQVISTSEIKTSVLIAEDYMELAVRSLHTAYGLDGA, via the coding sequence ATGGCTTTATTGGTTGCTAAATTCGGAGGCACCTCCGTCGGCACGATCGAACGCATCAAGCACGCGGCGGCTAAAATTGCGGCGGAAGCCAAACAGGGACATAGGGTCGCCGTCGTGGTGTCGGCGATGTCGGGGGAAACCGACCGCCTGATCGGCCTGTGCCATGCCATATCCCCCCTCGCCGATCCCGAGGAAAGCGACGTGGTGATCGCAAGCGGCGAACAAGTATCGAGCGGCCTGATGGCGCTGGCGCTCCAGCAGCGCGGATTGCGCGCCCGCGCCTGGCAAGGCTGGCAAATCCCCCTCACCAGCGACGGAAGCCATGGGCGGGCGCGGATCGAGAATATCGCCGCCGAGCGCCTGCTGGCGCATATCGAGGACGGCGAAATTCCGGTGATGGCCGGATTCCAGGGCGTGACGCCGCAGGGCCGCGTGACCACGCTCGGGCGGGGCGGCTCCGACACTTCGGCCGTCGCGCTTGCTGCCGCGCTCAAGGCCGACCGCTGTGACATATATACGGATGTGGACGGCGTTTATACTTCCGATCCTCGAATCGTCGCTCATGCGCGCAAATTGCGTCGCATCAGCTTCGAGGAAATGCTTGAATTGGCGTCGCTGGGAGCCAAGGTCTTGCAAACCCGCTCGGTGGAACTCGCGATGCGCTACCGCGTGCCGGTGCAAGTGCTGTCCGCCTTCGCCGATGACACGGGCAGCGATCTGCCCGGAACGCTTTTAACCAATGAGGATGTGAGTATGGAATCTCAACTGGTCACCGGAATCGCGCACAGCCGCAACGAGGCCAAAATCGCCCTGACCGATATTCCCGACCGGCCGGGCATGGCAGCCGCGATCTTCAGCCCGCTGGCCGAGGCCGGAGTCAATGTCGATATGATCGTGCAGACGGCGTCGAACGACAGCAAGGCCACCGACATGACCTTCAGCGTCACCAAATCCGATCTCGCGCGCACGGTGGAAATCCTGACCGGGCAGCAGCGGGAAATCGGCTATGTTCGGATGCTTACCGACCCGCATGTCGTCAAGATCTCGATCGTCGGCCTGGGCATGCGCAGCCATGCGGGAGTCGCGGCCACCATGTTCCGCACGCTCGCCGAGAAAGGCATCAACATCCAGGTCATCTCGACATCGGAAATCAAGACCAGCGTGCTGATCGCCGAGGATTACATGGAACTCGCGGTCCGCAGCCTGCACACCGCCTATGGATTGGACGGCGCATGA
- a CDS encoding nitronate monooxygenase yields the protein MSFSPALTALWKRGSEFLGSPAAIMGGAMTWVSERNLVAAISNAGGFGVIASGSMPAEILRAEIRATQALTSKPFGVNLITMHPQLDALIDVCIAENVGHIVLAGGVPSAAAIKKIKDAGRKAVCFAPAVSLGKRLVKMGADALVIEGMEAGGHIGPVTTSVLAQEILPAIREVPVFVAGGIGRGEAIIAYLEVGAAGVQLGTRFVCATESVAHPKFKQTFIRAAAREALPSVQLDPRFPVIPVRAIANEGGKKFMEKQREVIALCDAGKLTKEEAQLEIEHFWAGALRRAVIDGDVEYGSVMAGQSVGMVTKEQPAGEIIAELVAQAEAALADRHS from the coding sequence ATGAGCTTCAGCCCCGCATTGACGGCGTTATGGAAACGCGGCAGCGAATTTCTCGGCTCTCCGGCGGCGATCATGGGCGGCGCGATGACCTGGGTTTCCGAGCGCAATCTGGTCGCGGCGATTTCCAACGCCGGCGGCTTCGGCGTCATCGCCTCCGGCTCCATGCCCGCCGAAATCCTGAGAGCCGAAATCCGCGCCACGCAGGCGCTGACGTCTAAACCCTTCGGCGTCAATCTCATCACCATGCATCCGCAGCTCGACGCGCTGATCGACGTATGCATCGCCGAGAATGTGGGCCATATCGTGCTGGCGGGCGGCGTGCCTTCCGCGGCGGCGATCAAGAAGATCAAGGACGCGGGCCGCAAAGCGGTTTGCTTCGCCCCGGCGGTTTCGCTCGGCAAGCGCCTGGTCAAGATGGGGGCCGACGCGCTGGTGATCGAAGGCATGGAAGCGGGCGGCCATATCGGCCCCGTGACCACGTCGGTGCTGGCGCAGGAAATCCTGCCCGCGATCCGCGAGGTGCCGGTCTTCGTCGCGGGTGGCATCGGGCGCGGCGAAGCGATCATCGCCTATCTCGAAGTCGGCGCGGCGGGCGTACAGCTCGGCACGCGCTTCGTCTGCGCGACTGAATCCGTCGCCCATCCGAAATTCAAGCAGACCTTCATCCGCGCCGCCGCCCGCGAGGCCTTGCCTTCGGTGCAGCTCGATCCGCGTTTTCCGGTTATCCCCGTGCGCGCCATCGCCAACGAAGGCGGCAAGAAATTTATGGAAAAACAACGCGAAGTCATCGCTCTATGCGACGCTGGCAAGCTTACCAAGGAAGAAGCGCAGCTGGAGATCGAGCATTTCTGGGCGGGCGCGCTGCGCCGCGCCGTCATTGACGGCGATGTCGAATACGGGTCGGTCATGGCGGGACAAAGCGTGGGCATGGTCACGAAGGAACAGCCGGCCGGCGAAATCATCGCTGAGCTGGTGGCTCAGGCGGAAGCGGCATTGGCCGATCGCCATTCGTAG
- the grxC gene encoding glutaredoxin 3 — MKKITVYSGPGCPYCDRAKALLKKKGAAYEEINIRTSDAVREDMIAKSGGRQTIPQIFIGDFHVGGCDDLYALDAEGKLDAMLSA, encoded by the coding sequence ATGAAGAAAATCACCGTCTATTCCGGCCCCGGCTGCCCCTATTGCGACCGCGCCAAGGCGCTGCTCAAGAAAAAGGGCGCGGCCTATGAGGAAATCAATATCCGCACCAGCGACGCCGTGCGCGAGGACATGATCGCCAAAAGCGGCGGTCGGCAAACCATTCCGCAGATTTTCATCGGCGATTTTCATGTCGGGGGCTGCGATGATCTTTACGCGCTCGACGCCGAGGGCAAACTCGACGCGATGCTGAGCGCATGA